From Nitrosopumilus zosterae, the proteins below share one genomic window:
- a CDS encoding two-component system sensor histidine kinase NtrB, with translation MPQKINSFNDANNLDIYRELYENSLILFRTINLKGEIINCNKAYSQAIGYSKNEIIGQNIFAHTAIESLDEMTEMFNTWKSGKCYSNKEVWLRKRNGEKFLGLFSANNLYDNGVLVGSNTAIQDITEITLLKQEFKHIKRKRQEIMGELSVRIAHDLKNPLSVIKNSIEILQTKNKSLNEQHLNLFQAINRSILRMDHQINQVFDFVNPKPLDLEECSIGKIIESVISEIIDTANVIVQLPENDCMIKCDKTKMENVFANLLLNAIQAMEGNGTLAITLNESDSHTKIRIKDSGPGIPDELISKIFDPLFTTRQIGTGLGLSSCKTIIEQHGGSVSFESKIGQGTVFEIELPKSKLSLTTNNANFVLESEKLYE, from the coding sequence GTGCCTCAAAAAATAAATTCATTTAATGATGCAAATAATTTAGATATTTATCGTGAATTATACGAAAATTCTCTTATACTTTTTAGAACCATTAATCTGAAAGGCGAGATTATAAACTGTAATAAGGCATATTCTCAAGCCATAGGATATTCTAAAAATGAGATTATTGGACAAAATATTTTTGCCCATACAGCTATAGAAAGTCTTGACGAAATGACTGAAATGTTTAACACATGGAAGTCTGGAAAATGCTATTCTAATAAAGAAGTATGGCTGAGAAAAAGAAATGGCGAAAAATTTCTAGGATTATTTAGCGCAAATAATCTTTATGATAATGGAGTGCTTGTTGGAAGCAACACTGCAATTCAAGACATTACTGAAATCACATTGTTAAAACAAGAATTCAAACACATTAAGAGAAAAAGACAGGAAATAATGGGAGAATTGTCTGTCAGAATTGCACATGACTTGAAAAACCCTTTAAGTGTGATTAAAAACTCCATTGAAATATTACAAACAAAAAATAAATCTTTGAATGAACAACATTTGAATTTGTTCCAAGCAATTAATCGTTCTATACTCCGAATGGATCATCAGATTAACCAGGTGTTTGATTTTGTAAATCCAAAACCTCTGGATCTAGAAGAGTGTTCAATTGGAAAAATCATTGAATCTGTAATTTCAGAAATAATTGATACTGCGAATGTAATAGTACAATTACCAGAAAATGACTGCATGATTAAATGTGATAAAACTAAAATGGAAAATGTCTTTGCCAATTTACTATTAAATGCAATTCAAGCAATGGAAGGAAATGGCACACTTGCTATAACTCTGAATGAAAGTGACTCTCATACAAAAATACGAATTAAAGATTCTGGGCCTGGAATTCCTGACGAATTAATCTCTAAAATTTTTGATCCTCTGTTCACAACTAGACAAATTGGAACTGGATTGGGATTGTCAAGTTGTAAAACCATTATTGAGCAACATGGCGGGAGTGTATCATTTGAAAGTAAAATAGGACAAGGTACTGTTTTTGAGATAGAATTGCCTAAATCTAAATTATCTCTCACAACAAATAACGCTAACTTTGTTTTAGAATCTGAAAAATTATATGAATAA
- a CDS encoding 3-hydroxyacyl-CoA dehydrogenase produces the protein MSIKNITVLGSGVMGHGIAQVSATAGYNVVLRDIKQEFLDKAMEKIRWSLDKLVSKEKISKDEGDSIFARIKPIVDLAEAVKDAELVIEVVPEIMDLKKTVYAELDKVAAPEVIFASNTSTLPITEIANTTSRPDKFIGIHFFNPPQLMKLVEIIPGEKTSQKITDLTQEYVKSVNKIAVLCRKDVPGFIINRLFIPMVHEACFVKDRTGATLEEIDSAVKFKLRFPMGIFELADFTGMDVIHKATVEMHLRDKKVINPHHLVEKMFDEKKLGQKSGEGFYKYSDDKYERVALSEELAQKCNPIQLVANIINNAAWLVTNGASDIEEIEKAAQLGLGLKKPLFETAKEIGIKNIVDELNKLATEHGEFYKPDPLLVSMQTD, from the coding sequence GTGTCAATAAAAAATATCACAGTTTTAGGATCTGGTGTAATGGGTCACGGCATAGCCCAAGTTTCTGCAACAGCAGGATATAATGTAGTTTTACGAGACATCAAACAGGAATTTTTGGACAAAGCCATGGAGAAGATAAGATGGAGCTTGGACAAACTGGTATCAAAAGAAAAAATTTCAAAGGATGAGGGAGATTCAATTTTTGCAAGAATAAAGCCAATTGTGGATTTGGCAGAAGCAGTAAAAGATGCAGAACTAGTAATTGAGGTAGTTCCCGAAATAATGGACTTGAAGAAAACAGTTTATGCAGAACTGGACAAAGTTGCAGCCCCAGAGGTAATCTTTGCATCAAACACAAGTACGTTGCCAATCACCGAAATTGCAAACACAACATCACGCCCAGACAAATTCATAGGAATCCATTTCTTCAACCCACCACAGTTAATGAAGCTGGTAGAAATAATCCCGGGAGAAAAAACATCGCAAAAAATCACGGATTTAACTCAAGAATATGTCAAATCGGTTAACAAAATCGCCGTACTATGTAGAAAAGACGTTCCAGGATTTATCATAAATAGATTGTTCATCCCAATGGTTCATGAAGCATGTTTTGTCAAAGACAGAACAGGTGCAACCCTTGAGGAGATAGATTCTGCTGTTAAATTCAAACTGAGATTTCCAATGGGGATTTTTGAGCTGGCAGATTTTACGGGAATGGACGTAATTCACAAAGCAACAGTCGAGATGCATCTACGAGACAAAAAAGTGATCAATCCACACCATCTAGTTGAAAAAATGTTTGATGAGAAAAAACTCGGACAAAAATCAGGGGAGGGGTTTTACAAGTATTCTGATGACAAATATGAGAGAGTTGCGCTTTCAGAAGAACTTGCACAAAAATGCAATCCCATTCAACTTGTTGCAAATATTATTAACAATGCCGCATGGCTTGTGACTAACGGTGCAAGTGATATTGAAGAGATCGAAAAAGCGGCACAGTTGGGACTGGGTCTGAAAAAACCATTGTTTGAAACTGCAAAAGAGATCGGCATCAAAAACATTGTAGATGAATTAAACAAACTTGCAACAGAGCATGGAGAGTTTTACAAGCCAGATCCATTACTGGTGTCTATGCAGACTGACTAA